In Gossypium raimondii isolate GPD5lz chromosome 12, ASM2569854v1, whole genome shotgun sequence, a single window of DNA contains:
- the LOC105762008 gene encoding uncharacterized protein LOC105762008 produces the protein MKCVVSLLRNSAYHWWKTLMLVVPSERVTWNFFQEEFRKKYIIQRFMDQKRKEFLELKQGKMTATECEHEFIRLSKYAREFVSSEANMCKRFEDELNDDIRLSVGVLEIREFVVLVERACKAEDLLKEKEKGKVEIEAQDTKKGR, from the coding sequence atgaagtgtgttgtctcacttcTTAGAAATTCTgcttatcattggtggaagactcttatGTTAGTGGTACCTAGTGAGAGGGTTACTTGgaatttctttcaggaggagttccgtaAGAAGTACATCATTCAGAGATTTATGgatcagaaaagaaaagaattccttgagttaaaacaaggtaagatgactgCGACCGAGTGTGAACATGAATTTATTAGACTCAGTAAATATGCTCGGGAATTTGTGTCCAGTGAAGCCAAtatgtgcaagagatttgaagatgaGCTTAATGATGATATCCGACTGTCAGTGGGTGTTTTAGAAAttagagagtttgttgttctggttGAGAGAGCCTGTAAAGCAGaggatttgttaaaagaaaaagaaaagggcaaagttgaaattgaagcGCAAGACACGAAGAAAGGCAGATGA